Within the Triplophysa dalaica isolate WHDGS20190420 chromosome 2, ASM1584641v1, whole genome shotgun sequence genome, the region GTGTTTTGGTGAAAAGTTATAATAACCCACTCTTCCCAACTTAAAAAAGgcatgtaaattatttttagacAGTTATCTCTCCTTCAGGTTACATATGTGGTCCTGATTTTATAGCAATTGTACATTCAAATGTGCATTATTTctatctgtataaatgtaatgGTTCCTCTAGGTCAGTAGATAAAGATGCACAAAGGTCAAATCAGAATTAGCCATAACTGTTATTATTAAAGTGTGGATTAGGGGCaggttttatattaaatctgtaCTTCAGTTACGTTTTTACGCATTTAAAAAGTGTATCTTTgggatttttttaagttatgtgttttttatttcgtaaaacactataataaaacaaagcacCCTTACACACACAGCctgctttacaaaaaaaatatctatTACAAGCAAATAAATGACTAAGATTGTCGTTCTGAAATGAACAtcatttgctaaaaaaaatccTGCTGTTGGAGCCAATTACAAGTCACACCGTGATGCCGATGACTATTGGGAATTAAAATTAAACCTAGCTGTCCGAGCCTTTGGTCGGGATAGACAAACACGCATACAAATCCTTGTACACATGTGTGGACAGACACACATGGCATCTGTAGCTGTCATCACTTATTGTGACAGTCAATCATAGCGTTGCTAGAATGGTTGCCCACAACCCTTCAATCAATCCAATGTCAGTCTTCCCCAggatatgtttttaatttaccaTGCTCACTGTTCCTTTTTCTATTCCCTTCTTGAATTACTGTTCACTGTCAAATCTGAAGTAACAGGCAGTCGACACTGCCTGTTTTGATTTATTGTGACAATGCAGCTTTAGAACACCAGCAAATGTCTAAAGGTGACCATGGCAAGGAAGATTTGTTCTAAGCACCTTGAAGAGGTTGCCAAAGTTCGTACAGATTTCTGCAGTATTAGGTTTTTTTCTGTATGTCTTTCCCAGATTCTAGACTGACTAGatatatagaaaaaataagCACTTAATTCCaataaatggaaatgtattatttaatataaggAATTATATTTTCCAGTATATTACCATATACAGTATGATCTTGTTTTGAATGGGAAGTAAACCTGTATGATGTTAAGCTTTTGTTGCGCTTGTTTACTTGACATCATTGAGAATTTGAATTAGCTTGAGATGAGAGTGCGAAATAAACGCAGGACGAGGGTGGAAAGGACAGAACGGAGCTCGATTCAAGGTAATGATGCGGatcactcacatacacacttcAATTATACAGACACAAGTGCGGCCTAAGGGGGACCTTTAATGATCACAACCAAGGAAGACTCAATACAAATCAGCTTTGAGAAGAGCAGAGCCTGGGGGTCAACTTCTGCTGTTCTTAACAGTATTGTCATGAATTGTAGGCTCACCCACCATCCCACCTACACACATGAACGAAGAGCGGCTATAGAGcgaagagagaaaaacatttatgaacattTAAGTATGTTATACAACTAAGAGCTCAACATTTCCCAGACAATCATTAATGATTTTTAGTCTGCGGCTGCAAAACAAAACTGCCAACCTGATATCACGAGAATTCGAGACTATTTTACTGACTTAAGTGACTTATTCGTATGAGTTTGTACATTGCAAATCGTACAAAAACATGTGATTACTAAAAAAGCAATTCTGAAACCCGACcctgttcagaccaaacgcgacttGCGCGAATGAATCGCGCTATTAGCGCGTAGATGGACGCTTgaatattttgagtttactcgcttcattcgcgcgacaaattcgcttcattcgcgcatcaaattcacttcactacagacgcgaattcgcgtcatgggaggggcttcttccaggcggctccagtctcgcaaatatatatatatatattgctcaaattgtgtaaattgtccgagattgtccgacctcctcactcactttgtTCCAAGCAAgatgatttttatttctgtttcgataaaagtaagatgtttTGTACAtctccaggtatccacatagcaaagatgattttgtcctcaatcgttgtttgggatttctgcctccgctcgcaAGACCATAATCAcctcactactagagcaagctcctgattggttaacgcggcgcgaattttcgccaaagttcaaTTTTTTAACTCGCGCGAATCGCGCGCAAGTAGGTATTTCGCGtatttgcattgatttaacatgtaaatcactctttggtctgaacacacagttacGCCGCACCGGACGCGACCGTTCTGATGGGACTGACGCATCACACCACGACGCATGAGGTGTGGACTaagcaaaaaattataataggTTCTAAAGCGTTCTATTGTCCTTTGTCGCATCGCATCGCCCCACCTCTGTCGTAGACACGGTGTAACGTCACTGGAGCGATAGCAAAACTTTCTAAAATTGATTGTACGAATTCATAAGAATTTGCCACATCATAAAATATTAGTGTGTCTGCCATGATATTGTGTTGAAACTGCATTTTCTATTCTCTATTTATGTAGTTTCTGTACTAAAACGAAAGATAAAAGCACACAGCACTTAAAACGTAATTAGATGACACCACTAACTCTGCGGTTATTAAAACCGTTTACAAAAGGCATCCGTTTACTTTAATAATGAACTCGGCTTTTGAAAtctgtctttcacatttctgtgcTAGCATAATTGTTGTGtaacatgtttgttattttgccCCTGATTGCTGTTTATAATTCAGCATAAAATTTTATGATTAATGGAAACTGTCTAGTGCACGTGGATGAGCTTAAAATCGCAGGCCTGACAGCCACTATAGACTCACGCAGACTGCTTTCTGACCAATCACCAGTATGTTTACGAgtaaaaacttgttttcttaCTACATTTGTGCAATTGgcatatgcttttatccaagcAACTAACAATGCATTTATTGCATAAATTATGTTGGAAACTGAGCTCATGACCTTTGTGTTGGTCACGTATTGCATTGAGCTAGGGGAACAGGAAGTCTGCTATCAATTCTCGCTTTGAGCTGAGCACAAACATAAATGCAAACCTCATTACCATATTGCTTAACTCTAATATTGGGAATAATATGTCCCTTTCTCTTTCCGAGTGCCGTCTGCTCACGAAGAATGCCAAGTTTAAAACCTGAATGTCAAGATGAGCATTTAACTGAGGAACAGTCAAGGGTCAGGGTCAGAGAACATCAATAATTTCTGTCCCACATTTGTCATGATCCAATTTTTTCAAGATTATGGATTTGTGTAGTTGACATTGAAAGATAACACggaatgtatatgtttatattgaCGCAGAATATTCATAGTTTCAGAGTAGCTCAGTGGTTGAGCATCGCACCAACGCCAGGTTCATGGGTTCGTTAgtagggattgcacatactcaaatACAAACGTATAGCATCATGCAATGTAAATATCTATGGATAGAAGCGACTGCCAAgaatatgaatgtaaatgttatgctATAGTAACCActggttttaaatgttatttatagaaaaagcaACGAATTTGCTATGGTCTTACCGCAATAACCACAACGTTGTATTTGTATAAAACAATGGCAACACAAATGGCAATCAGTCTGCCAAAAACATGTTTCCTTTCACCATTAGAAAGCCACGGTACATTTTCCAGGGGTGTTACGACAGTGACATCCAGCGAGCAAATACGCCGCAAGCGATAGTTTATTCATACTTCCCAATCATATTTCCACATAAAGAGAGCCTTTTCCTTTCAGATCATCACTCTtatacaaagaaaacattttttcccCATGTTTAGTCTTATGCGCATCGTTTGAAAACTATTTTCATCGACCGCAAGATGTCAAAGTGCATTTAATGCAAAGCGATCTGATGTAAAAGGTAAACATACAAAAAGACGGTGTTGGGTAGTTCAGTGGTCCTTCCTCTCCGTCTGATTCTCTCATGGGCGGGGCGGCGCTCCATCAGTTTAATGTTGTCAGCACGTGGATAGTTGAGTCCCGGGCGGGCAAGGCGCGCGGTGTTTCGCTCGGGCGGAGAAAGCAAGAGGATGCTGAGAGAGACGCCCGTAAAGAACAAGCAGCTCTTACGAGACAGTAAGAGACAGCGATCGGAGGTGATGGTTACTACAAACTCATAACGGGATGGGTCCGTCTTTACAAAGTCATGTCACAGTCAAATGATTCGTAAGTGGGATCTCGCAGTAAACGAAAAGACACGAACGGGTTTAAAACGGTTATAAAAGGTAATACGGAGCGGAGAAGAAACTGCTGCTACTATTAGCAAcgtgaaaataattaatatgaCATCGCCGCGAAGACGCGCTCGGAGGATCGATTGAAGATTTTCCTTTGAAATCAATATGGATAACTTAAGCTTTTCATACCAAATGGACAGCTACAATCACACTGGAAATATATCCAGTGGGAATTCTACAAGTACGTATTCTCAGGCGACCATTATAGGGCTCGCAGGGCTGGTGAGCtttctcattttgtttattatagtgGGGAATGTGCTGGTTGTGATCGCCGTTTTGACAAGCAGAGCGCTCAAGCCGCCACAAAATTTATTTCTGGTGTCTCTGGCCAGTGCGGACATTCTGGTGGCCACACTGATAATGCCCTTTTCTCTGGCCAATGAATTAATGGGCTACTGGTTTTTTGGGAAAGTTTGGTGTGATATCTATTTAGCGCTCGATGTTCTTTTTTGCACATCGTCTATTGTTCACCTGTGTGCCATAAGTCTGGACAGGTACTGGTCTGTGACACAGGCTGTTGAGTATAACCTAAAACGGACACCTCGCAGGGTGAAGTGCATGATCGTGGTGGTCTGGTTGATCGCAGCTGTCATCTCCTTCCCACCGCTCATCTCCATGGACAGGAATAATGAAGGGGACAACAGCGAACCGAAGTGCGAACTGAACAACGTCACGTGGTACATTCTCTACTCCAGCATCGGATCATTCTTTGCCCCGTGTGTCATCATGATCCTCGTTTATATCCGAATCTACCAGGTGGCTAAGACGAGAACCCGAAACATGTCTGAAAAGCGCAGGGATACAGACGGGGAGTCGGGAACGCCACGGCTGGAG harbors:
- the adra2c gene encoding alpha-2C adrenergic receptor → MDNLSFSYQMDSYNHTGNISSGNSTSTYSQATIIGLAGLVSFLILFIIVGNVLVVIAVLTSRALKPPQNLFLVSLASADILVATLIMPFSLANELMGYWFFGKVWCDIYLALDVLFCTSSIVHLCAISLDRYWSVTQAVEYNLKRTPRRVKCMIVVVWLIAAVISFPPLISMDRNNEGDNSEPKCELNNVTWYILYSSIGSFFAPCVIMILVYIRIYQVAKTRTRNMSEKRRDTDGESGTPRLENGLSREDSRRENGHCASPPPGECKPGDDYPDGDLEDSSSSDEKAKRSQNEMVPARKDRRSSRKNSSCSKHSSRKSRASNKSLDLFSSRRKRRNTISRKKISQAREKRFTFVLAVVMGVFVVCWFPFFFSYSLYGICREACAIPDPLFKFFFWIGYCNSSLNPVIYTIFNQDFRRAFQKILCKSWKRSF